One region of Pseudomonas sp. B21-040 genomic DNA includes:
- a CDS encoding RidA family protein: MANQDITFTPDPDQDSISSDVAGFGGLLVSTQIPTRVDGSLELGGIVEQSECTLQALKVALERAGSSMDRVLHLTIYLTDMADRAAFNEVYKRFFAKPWPVRAAVGVAALAVEGMRVEVTAMAAKA; encoded by the coding sequence ATGGCAAACCAAGACATCACATTCACCCCTGATCCTGACCAGGACTCCATTTCCTCCGACGTCGCCGGATTCGGCGGCCTGTTGGTCTCCACTCAGATTCCGACTCGCGTCGACGGCAGTCTGGAGTTGGGCGGCATCGTCGAGCAGAGCGAATGCACGCTGCAAGCACTCAAGGTTGCACTGGAGCGCGCCGGCAGTTCGATGGACCGGGTGTTGCACCTGACCATCTACCTCACCGACATGGCTGATCGCGCCGCCTTCAACGAAGTCTACAAGCGCTTCTTCGCCAAACCGTGGCCGGTGCGTGCCGCGGTGGGCGTCGCCGCGCTGGCAGTCGAAGGCATGCGTGTGGAAGTCACCGCGATGGCAGCCAAGGCCTGA
- a CDS encoding succinylglutamate desuccinylase/aspartoacylase family protein codes for MAQDVSFSVRNNNGDAVQVGAWRFEGDGSGPTVHLQAGVHADEIAGMLVLHLLMQKLQVADAHGRLKGSVTVVPQANPLGIGQFRQGRLLGRFHDATGHNFNRSFDQSAAMAQPSTNVQAWQKKLVQLAAPAHVVLDLHTDDEALPYLYVHRRFWPRGRELAAAMKMDVAIIWDDGGDGSFEETIIAPWLRDGVTDQRMAATLELRGQGDVSDRVAKQDAEGLYAWLCGCGVIDEALTPADWPVEAMEMGHMETILAPQPGVLIFEKELGDFVEEGQRFARILRRPGDPSSEVVLHAEQAGRMVTRYRDRLVPQGMVVAKFTGNRVSRNWSGGLLDPD; via the coding sequence ATGGCGCAGGATGTTTCGTTCAGTGTTCGCAACAATAACGGCGACGCGGTGCAGGTCGGTGCCTGGCGTTTCGAGGGCGATGGCAGTGGACCGACCGTGCACCTGCAAGCCGGGGTGCACGCCGATGAAATTGCCGGGATGCTGGTGCTGCATCTGTTGATGCAAAAGCTTCAGGTCGCCGATGCCCACGGTCGGCTCAAAGGCAGCGTGACGGTAGTGCCGCAAGCCAATCCGCTGGGCATCGGGCAGTTTCGCCAAGGCCGGCTTCTCGGTCGCTTTCATGACGCCACCGGGCACAACTTCAACCGCTCGTTCGACCAATCGGCGGCCATGGCCCAACCGTCGACCAACGTTCAAGCGTGGCAAAAAAAACTGGTGCAACTGGCGGCGCCGGCACACGTGGTGCTCGATCTGCACACTGATGACGAGGCGCTGCCCTACCTCTACGTTCACCGCCGTTTCTGGCCACGAGGCCGCGAACTGGCCGCCGCGATGAAGATGGACGTGGCAATCATTTGGGATGACGGCGGCGATGGCTCCTTCGAAGAAACCATCATTGCGCCATGGCTGCGTGACGGCGTCACCGACCAGCGCATGGCCGCGACACTGGAGCTGCGCGGGCAGGGCGATGTCAGTGACCGGGTTGCCAAACAGGATGCCGAGGGGTTGTATGCGTGGCTGTGCGGTTGCGGGGTCATCGACGAAGCGCTGACACCCGCTGACTGGCCCGTCGAGGCGATGGAAATGGGCCACATGGAAACCATTCTGGCGCCACAGCCCGGGGTGCTGATCTTCGAAAAAGAGCTCGGTGATTTCGTCGAGGAGGGGCAGCGCTTTGCGCGGATTCTACGGCGGCCGGGGGATCCGTCCTCCGAAGTGGTGCTGCACGCCGAGCAAGCAGGGCGAATGGTCACCCGCTATCGGGATCGGCTGGTGCCTCAGGGCATGGTGGTGGCGAAATTCACCGGCAACCGGGTCTCGCGCAACTGGAGCGGCGGGTTGCTCGACCCTGACTAG
- a CDS encoding DMT family transporter, which yields MSTTRIVDRSLQGIGLCTLGYTFLALQDAAIKWLVADYSVVSILFWRAFVVVLACLLAGRLRLVQRAWHSPSRRLLVVRGLLSIVAWVLYYTAARDLSLAEMTTLYFSAPIMVTVLAAVILKERASAWQWVSLIIGFAGVLIACRPGNMTDPLPVALTLLAAVCWAFTYIQLRQVDEQTSVLEQMLITNVVFVICMTVALPWTYTPAPTPAWLGMLGAGLVGGIGQFLLFASFQRATATLLAPFEYTGLIWAFLLSSLIWGTLMDVSLMIGAGLIAVSGTLAMIFGRHPSHDVVGAECSVTQPLYPATTDMEAVGGAEGFGVQAPLDPESVEHRR from the coding sequence ATGAGCACGACACGGATCGTCGACCGGTCGTTGCAAGGCATCGGCCTGTGCACGTTGGGATATACGTTTCTGGCGTTGCAGGACGCCGCCATCAAATGGCTGGTCGCCGATTATTCGGTGGTCAGCATTCTGTTCTGGCGTGCGTTCGTGGTGGTGCTGGCCTGTCTGCTGGCGGGGCGGTTGCGCCTGGTCCAGCGCGCCTGGCACTCACCGAGCCGACGCTTGCTGGTGGTGCGCGGGCTGCTGTCGATTGTGGCTTGGGTGTTGTATTACACGGCGGCCCGCGACCTGAGCCTGGCGGAAATGACCACCCTGTATTTCTCCGCACCGATCATGGTCACGGTGCTGGCGGCGGTGATTCTCAAGGAACGCGCCAGCGCTTGGCAGTGGGTCAGCCTGATCATTGGATTTGCCGGTGTGCTCATTGCCTGTCGCCCAGGCAACATGACCGACCCGCTGCCGGTGGCGCTGACGCTGTTGGCCGCGGTGTGCTGGGCGTTCACCTACATTCAATTGCGCCAGGTGGATGAGCAGACATCCGTGCTGGAGCAGATGCTGATCACCAACGTGGTGTTTGTCATTTGCATGACAGTGGCCTTGCCCTGGACCTACACCCCGGCGCCGACCCCGGCCTGGCTGGGGATGCTCGGGGCCGGGCTGGTCGGCGGTATTGGTCAGTTTCTATTGTTCGCCAGTTTCCAGCGGGCCACCGCGACGTTGCTGGCACCGTTCGAGTACACCGGGCTGATCTGGGCGTTCCTGCTGTCGAGCCTGATCTGGGGCACGCTGATGGATGTGTCGCTGATGATCGGTGCCGGGCTGATCGCGGTCAGTGGCACCCTGGCGATGATCTTCGGTCGTCATCCCTCACACGACGTCGTCGGTGCTGAATGCTCCGTGACGCAGCCCCTTTATCCAGCAACGACAGATATGGAGGCCGTTGGCGGGGCTGAAGGTTTCGGGGTTCAGGCACCACTCGATCCAGAGTCCGTCGAGCATCGCCGATAA
- a CDS encoding ABC transporter permease subunit (The N-terminal region of this protein, as described by TIGR01726, is a three transmembrane segment that identifies a subfamily of ABC transporter permease subunits, which specificities that include histidine, arginine, glutamine, glutamate, L-cystine (sic), the opines (in Agrobacterium) octopine and nopaline, etc.), whose protein sequence is MIPAWIIEYAALLGRGLQTTITILLISSVFGYALAVLVALARISKNRVIAKVSLFYTSVTRGTPLLIQIYIFYYGLGSLFAQFPLIRGSFLWPYLRDGYWYIVFALVVSVGAYVGEVIRGGLLAVPKGEMEAASAFGMTARQSLLRVRLPRALRLLLPTLAGETVMLLKSTALASTIAIIDLLGAANVVRAQTLQVYEPLLLVAGVYVCLTFLIEALFAFAERRGTPVRRSA, encoded by the coding sequence ATGATTCCAGCGTGGATAATTGAATACGCGGCGCTGTTGGGCCGAGGGCTGCAAACGACCATCACCATCCTGTTGATCTCCAGCGTGTTCGGCTACGCACTGGCGGTGTTGGTGGCACTGGCGCGGATTTCAAAGAACCGGGTGATTGCCAAGGTCAGCCTGTTCTACACCAGCGTGACGCGCGGTACGCCATTGCTGATCCAGATCTACATTTTCTACTACGGCCTCGGCAGCCTGTTTGCGCAGTTTCCGTTGATTCGCGGCAGCTTCCTCTGGCCGTACCTGCGTGACGGTTACTGGTACATCGTGTTTGCCCTGGTGGTGTCGGTGGGGGCCTATGTCGGCGAAGTGATTCGCGGTGGCCTATTGGCGGTACCCAAGGGTGAGATGGAAGCGGCGTCGGCCTTTGGCATGACGGCGCGTCAGTCCCTGCTTCGCGTGCGCTTGCCTCGGGCCCTGCGCTTGCTGTTGCCGACGCTGGCCGGGGAGACCGTGATGCTCCTCAAGTCGACGGCGCTGGCCTCGACCATTGCCATTATCGATCTGTTGGGGGCCGCCAACGTGGTGCGGGCGCAGACGCTGCAAGTCTATGAGCCGCTGTTGCTGGTGGCCGGCGTGTATGTTTGCCTGACGTTCCTGATCGAGGCGCTGTTTGCCTTTGCCGAGCGGCGCGGGACGCCCGTGCGCAGGTCGGCGTAA